In Ignavibacteriales bacterium, a single window of DNA contains:
- the accC gene encoding acetyl-CoA carboxylase biotin carboxylase subunit, with the protein MFKKVLIANRGEIALRVIRVCRELGLKTVAVYSEGDRESLHVKFADEAVCIGPPPSRESYLHIPRIISAAEITNADAIHPGYGFLAENAQFSEICQSQEIKFIGPSPEAIVSMGDKALAKDTMRKAGVPVVPGSDGVIRDVKEAFEIAKSIGFPVMVKATAGGGGKGMRIVVEESEFEKLFQMASNEAGAAFNNPDLYIEKFVEQPRHIEIQVFGDQYGNAIHLNERDCTIQRRHQKLVEESPSPIVDPKMRLAMGTAAIKGAKGVRYEGAGTIEFIVDKNKNFYFMEMNTRIQVEHPVTEQVTGMDLIKLQIEIAMGEKLRKKEFKPRGHAIECRINAEDPDHDFRPSPGQITGFHLPGGYGVRVDTHCYAGYKIPPFYDSLIAKLVVFAPTRDEAIDKMAGALEEFTIEGVHTTIPFHRKVMQNKVFRSGIYDTSFIEKHYNKD; encoded by the coding sequence GTGTTTAAAAAAGTTCTCATAGCGAACCGTGGAGAAATTGCGCTTCGTGTTATTCGCGTTTGTCGTGAACTTGGATTAAAAACTGTTGCGGTTTATTCCGAGGGTGATCGTGAATCGCTACACGTGAAGTTCGCGGATGAAGCTGTGTGCATCGGTCCGCCGCCAAGCAGAGAGAGTTATTTACATATTCCTAGAATAATTTCTGCCGCAGAAATTACAAATGCGGATGCCATTCATCCGGGTTATGGTTTCCTCGCAGAGAATGCTCAATTTTCTGAAATCTGTCAATCACAAGAAATAAAATTTATCGGTCCATCTCCCGAGGCAATAGTTTCGATGGGTGATAAAGCTTTAGCCAAAGATACGATGCGAAAAGCCGGAGTGCCCGTTGTACCCGGCAGCGATGGAGTTATAAGGGATGTGAAAGAAGCTTTCGAAATCGCGAAATCAATCGGTTTTCCTGTCATGGTAAAAGCGACTGCCGGTGGGGGTGGTAAAGGAATGAGAATAGTCGTCGAAGAAAGTGAATTCGAAAAATTATTTCAGATGGCAAGCAATGAAGCCGGTGCAGCTTTTAACAATCCCGATTTGTATATCGAAAAATTTGTGGAGCAACCGAGGCATATAGAAATACAGGTGTTTGGTGATCAATACGGTAATGCCATCCATCTGAATGAACGTGATTGTACCATACAAAGACGTCATCAAAAACTTGTAGAAGAATCTCCATCACCCATAGTCGATCCCAAAATGCGGCTCGCCATGGGAACCGCTGCCATCAAAGGTGCCAAAGGAGTGAGGTACGAAGGTGCCGGAACAATAGAATTTATTGTCGATAAGAATAAAAATTTTTACTTCATGGAGATGAATACCCGTATTCAGGTTGAACATCCGGTTACCGAACAAGTCACAGGTATGGACTTAATTAAACTGCAAATCGAAATTGCCATGGGTGAGAAGTTGCGCAAGAAAGAATTTAAACCGCGCGGTCACGCGATTGAATGCCGTATAAACGCGGAAGATCCGGATCATGATTTCAGACCGTCTCCAGGGCAGATCACAGGATTCCATCTTCCAGGCGGCTATGGTGTTCGTGTCGATACTCATTGCTATGCAGGTTATAAAATTCCTCCATTCTACGATTCATTGATCGCAAAGTTGGTTGTTTTTGCGCCGACTCGGGATGAAGCTATAGATAAAATGGCCGGTGCGCTCGAAGAGTTCACCATCGAAGGAGTGCACACTACAATACCGTTCCATCGTAAGGTTATGCAGAATAAAGTTTTTCGCAGCGGTATTTATGATACAAGTTTTATCGAAAAACATTACAACAAAGACTAA
- the gcvH gene encoding glycine cleavage system protein GcvH: MTFPENLKYTKDHEWIRVEGNTGVVGITEYAQGELGDVVFVELPQIGKQVKQGDSFGTIEAVKAVSDLFAPISGEVIEINSELEKAPELVNKDPYGKGWMLKLKITEISEIAELLDAKSYRELIGK; the protein is encoded by the coding sequence ATGACGTTTCCAGAAAATCTTAAATACACCAAAGACCACGAATGGATTCGTGTTGAAGGCAATACGGGTGTTGTGGGTATAACAGAATATGCCCAAGGTGAACTTGGCGATGTAGTTTTCGTTGAGCTTCCTCAAATTGGGAAACAAGTGAAACAGGGCGACAGCTTTGGGACGATTGAAGCGGTCAAAGCGGTTTCAGATCTTTTTGCACCTATATCCGGTGAGGTAATCGAAATTAACTCGGAACTTGAGAAAGCTCCCGAACTTGTCAACAAAGATCCATATGGTAAAGGTTGGATGTTGAAATTAAAGATTACCGAAATATCTGAAATTGCTGAGTTACTCGACGCAAAATCATATCGGGAATTAATCGGCAAATAA
- a CDS encoding carbonic anhydrase — translation MNRLVKIISREDIFSEYRNSPIDLLLQYHNLGLPFENVTSAQMLIGMCMDNRKYLHIPDNFAFIMRTGGANLRYSEFKISYAISVGEVSSLALIAHNHCGMVNIMARKKQFVQGLIDRAGWDRVSAEEHFYQYAPMFEIGNEIDFLLSEVNRLRLRYPKILVAPLYYKVEDNLLYLVKEGRNT, via the coding sequence GTGAATCGGCTGGTAAAAATAATTTCAAGAGAAGATATATTCTCTGAATATCGAAATAGCCCCATTGATCTTCTTTTACAGTATCATAATCTTGGACTGCCGTTCGAGAATGTAACTAGCGCGCAAATGTTAATCGGCATGTGCATGGATAACCGTAAGTATCTTCATATCCCTGACAATTTTGCTTTCATCATGCGAACCGGAGGCGCTAATTTACGTTACAGCGAATTCAAAATATCCTATGCCATATCGGTAGGTGAAGTTTCTTCTTTAGCACTCATCGCGCACAATCATTGCGGTATGGTAAACATAATGGCACGAAAAAAGCAATTTGTGCAAGGATTGATTGACAGAGCCGGATGGGATCGCGTTTCTGCCGAAGAACATTTTTATCAGTACGCGCCGATGTTTGAGATAGGGAATGAAATCGATTTCTTGTTGAGCGAGGTAAATCGGCTTCGGCTTCGCTATCCTAAAATTCTTGTTGCACCCCTTTATTACAAAGTTGAAGATAACCTCCTCTATTTGGTTAAGGAGGGCAGAAACACTTGA